The genomic window attttagacctttacgatgctgtggtgtctccctaggttgcccatatggcccttataaagggcctgaccgcttctggtcgaggcatcaccaagtaccaagttattaccacagcaagtattgggggtttgggtgggggaggccgatattcttttgttcagcttcccccgggtgcattgcaattgtgtactcgaaacggtattcttttgtccggttacttattagagtacgtggtgggccattaaatgggggcgggtgcattgttatcattagtcaatgcaccctgtgtactgatgcagtgagcgtgtagtctgtgtgtgaatcctagttttgtgttaaggttgtacctattgtcttaagtccctattctagtgagttcaacggtcattcatgaccacccatccccctccgtccttgtatagcattgaatacaatgacggagggggagttaaactagcctagctatctaatttgaagggttaaacccttatagtgtaggtattggtttaaaaagcctagtgcttggcatacttaactttattaccaatgcaataaacgaaactaacggtggcaagtagcaattgtatacatatatgcaccaatctaggtacttagtttgaagaattttgattcccgccccctaaatataggattttagtaggcttacttggtttgtcttcaggctatctggatagttgggtatcggttttcctgcatgtctttgcttctggaaccctagttgacttaccgtAGTAagctaggatggaatgcatcagtaatataaaaaaacatggtacgggtgcaaagacaaatccttgcagtttatttacagtttccctaggttgcccacagggcccttataaagggcctgaccgcttctggctAGGAGACAGCGGGTACCCGTGTAAAACATGGCTCCTGACACCGTACCTCAGACCCCAACCTGGCGCCCAGTCACGCTATAACAGGTACTACAGTTACAACGTCTTTACAAATAATGTATGTAGGATTGTTGAAGGTTTCACACCACTATTAATTTCCATTGCGAtcttattaaataaatgtaaatataatatcaaAACAATGTTATACAAACATaagaagaattttaaaaaatgcattagcTATACAGGgaattaaaatcattaaaaaaattcatcGGCATCGTCTTCGTTTTACCAACGTTCACTTTCACGGTACATATTCAGAGTAAAAGAGTACAAATTGCCactttcaatgtaaaaaaatattggtaatttataaagaattatatcattttaatgtattcttgtttgttataaatttatacAAGGTAACATTAAAAGGTTTAGCTCATAGGTATTTTTACTACTTCCTTTTAGAActatacaaattttatatatccAAAGGCAAACACCGTTTTCAGAACAAAAAGTACATTTTTTATTcttcagttttaatttttttaattttcagtgttaaatatTCCTTCTTTAATTGTAGAACATCTATCTGCAATTGTAAGTATCttcttttcaacattttatCATGTGCCTCATCTTCTTTCCCACAGGGAACTGATTGGGAGATGACGGTTGCTGGTGGGTGGTCCATGGTGAAAGAACTGGAAGGTGTGGTTTCTGAACTTGGTGGAACGGCATTGAAACAGatgcacacatatatattttttaacaaatgtagCAGTAATGTCGGAGGGCGGAGTAGTCTATACTATTTTTGGAAATACTATTATAGGCCTACATATCTCCTTAAGAgggaaaattaatataaatgatatatttttgtttggagATTAACAGTTTTCAACCGTTAATTATTTCTGTTAGAAGAAAAAAGATGTACATGTCTGTCTGTTAGTTACCTTTAATGTtatcatatattaataatttgtttcaaATGAAATATGCTGGGTATACACTTTTAATCAGTGACATAACCAGTAGTTTCCTTTCACGTGATTATAGTGTGGATGATCAAttcttatttgttttctttatttctttcgaaatttctttattaatcTAAATATTACATGATGTGGGgataatttttttcttcattattttCGCGTGATGTCATTCTGATTAAAGTTACTATATCAAAGTTGAAGCTagaatatttcgttatttttacatttattcataataaataacaacaaattaattGATTCCTTTGCATAAttgcaaaatgtattttaaatggaGGGCAAGATGAGGTTTCCGAAAAATTTGTGGCTAAATAATTAACCccagaataataataatgaaatgtatttttaatggagGTCAAGATGGGGTTTCCGAAGaatttgtggctaaatataacatgtacatgtgcgctcatttcttctttctttaatttacaGCCAGAATTATGGGTAAAGTCTGTATTAAATGTGTATGCATAAAACGATGTCACGTGTTAAATGTGACACACTCAATAGATCCTCCTAAAAATATGCTCATAATTTTGTTATAAGCATAATCTTTATATTTCAAAGGAAAACATAACACATATTTGTGGCGGGGACCACCATTAATACAACTTTGATGTTGCCCCTTTAATGTACTGACCCGCCCTCATGAAAGAAATATTGTTATTGCCATCGTAAATCAATGACCTGGATGAAGGAAGAATCCATCCAGCGCCAAGCCCACTGATGGAgacatttgaaatattgttattgCCATCGTACCTTGTGCCTAAATCAATGACCTGGATGAAGGAAGAATCCATCCAGCGCCAAGCCCACTGATGGAgacatttgaaatattgttattgCCATCGTACCTTGTACAAATAAGAATAAATTGGTACTGCCTTAAGATATTTCATTTATCATACTATCCAACAACTTACAAAATAATACCGTCAACGTAAATAGGTTTGTCAGTCAACACATTTAACGCGGTTATCACACTGtaaaatgtttggggtttttcactCGACTAGTGATCACTCATTGTTAGGCCTACATGTTTATTTGATACCGAGTAGGCCTACCACATTAAGTTTAGAGAAATAAAACTTACCTGTGCCTTGCATGTGCGCCTATTGTTTACAAATTTCTTTTCTGGATCGGCTCTGAACGTTATACCAACGCTTCTTGCAGTCCTCGGGTGTACGTTGTACGGAAGGGAAAGCACCATTAATTTCGTTTGTGATGGTCACCCAagcctcctccttcttcttcgaTGTCACGCTTGGCCCAAACTTTGCCCTAATGATACCTTTCCATTCGTCCACCAAACGTACGAGGCTTAGGGTTTCGTCTTCCGTCCAGTTGGGCTTACGTTTTGGTTTGTTCGACTCCATTTCGGTGACAGCTCGATGACACTGACAGATGCACGTCTGCTTGTTTTGCCACGTGAGGCTAAATATAAACGGGATTTCCCCTAACTACGAAGGGAATTCCATCTGAGAATTTTCTTAAAGTTATATTTATGACTTAACTAAGAGTTTGTCTCAGATgacttttaaaagtaattttaagaaatatggCCGATATTTATAAAGATTCTCAAGTGCTTAAGAATTCTTAAATATAAGAAAAATTTTAGAATGCCTGAGAAATACTCTTAAGtttaagaatttttaaataattctcAGAATGCCTAAGAATTTATCTTAAATGTCAGAATTGCTCTCAGATTATTCTCAAAGTTAAAAAAACCTTAAGAGACATATAGAGGACTCCTAACATTGGTTAAGAATTCTTATctcaaacaaaatggctgccgctGCTGCATTTGGGGGACGCCGCCAGCGAATATTTAGGGACAGAAAGGacttttttgcaatttataCCGACGAAGAACTTCTAAAACGTTTTCGTTTAGATCGAGgtggtattttgtttgttacgGACTTGGTCAGGGACGCCGTATCACCATCTACCTGCCGAAACAAGGCCATCTCGGCAGAATTAAAAATTGTCTGTACGTTACGGTATCTGGCAACAGGTAAAATGCAATTATGTTATGGCGATGACTTTGGACTTTCCCAGCCAAGCATCAGTAAGGTTATTACGGAAACGTTAAACGCCTTAACGACGCCAGTTATAATTCGACGTTTTATAACCTTTCCTCTCAACCATCATGAGGTGCGAATGAATGAAGCCGCATTTTTGCAAATTGCTGGATTTCCTGGCGTTGTCGGGGTTATCGACGGTACTCACGTCCGTATCCAGGCTCCACACAAAGACGAGCCTGAGTTTGTCAATAGGAAGCACTTCCACAGCCTGAATGTACAAGTAATTTTTGATGCCGAGTACAAGCTGATGGACGTGGTAGCCAAGTGGCCCGGGTCAACTCACGACGCACGGATTCTGCATGAGAGTGGCATAAAGCAAATGTTTGACCGGCGTCTCGTTCCCGGAGGATGTCATCTGCTAGGCGACAGCGGGTACCCATGTAAAACATGGCTCCTGACACCCTTCCTGAGACCTCAACCTGGCGACCAGTCACGCTATAACAGGTATCACAATTACATCCCCTTTACAACTATGTAGGATTGTTGAATGTTTCACACTACTATTCATTTCCATTTCGTTCTTATTAAGtgaatttaaatataactacatGGAAACTACAGTTTACAAACATCACAAGATTGTTAGTAAATGTATTTGCTATACGAGgaattaaattacaaagaaaAATCATAGACAGGTGGTCCACAAAATgcatctgacacattttattcacttgGCAGAAATCATTGCATACAAAATCAACCTTTgcttatatattttacttttaaaaagatGCTCAATAAATAATACTGAACGAGTAATTAAATGTATCAATGTCATGCATTTGTAGGGCACACAAAAGAACCAGAAGTGTGGTGGAACGAGGAATTGGCCAGATGAAGAGGCGATTCCATGTTCTCCATGGAGAAATCCGCTTAACACCTGCCAAGACTTGCAAAGTAATTCTCGCATGCTCGGCTCTACATAACATTTGTAAAGCCCGTAACATCCAGATGCCACCAGATGAAGCTGGTGATTACCCTGACGATGATGAAGAGGAGGGAGACGAAGAAACGGAAGCCGCAGGAGCACCCAATCCACAAGGACATGGCCTGCGACATCGTCTTCAGTTCACCAACATTCACTTCCATGGTACTTAATCAGAGtaaaataatatgatatatatatatgttttttaatatgacgGCCACTTGTGGGGCCGCCAAAATTGGATGTCATATCCAGGTCCGAATAAATGTCAacaaaaatttacaattttattgttatgctagaaatctttaataaaaactaaacaaatacaCTGTACATCCAAATTTACGCTTACCCTCTGTACTAGCGTTAACGCGATCGGCTTACGAATTTTAGGTGCcatttttagaaacaaaatgtcaGAAAATAAACAGCaacagtatttaataataataacctcaAGAGCTGACACGTTGTTTTCGGTAACAAGACTCAACAACTGCTTTTAATGATTACCTCCGATTACATCTCAAGGTGAAAACATCTGTTAATTGTCGAATACGAGCATGCGCCACTAACTACACTGGTCTACTAATTGCCGCCAGTTACCCGTCTTCAGCACTTGTCACAAGATTAAAGGATTTTGTTTCTTATCAAAGCTAACCTGGAACAATTCATGGAACACCGAACAACACCAAACATCTAACATGTTAATTTCTATATTAAAGAAGCAACCACAAAAGTGGCCGGCATGAGACTAAATGATACTGCAATGTATTCATCCTATTGTGTTTACAGTTATGACCTTTGACATGACGTGACCTGACACAACAGATCACTAATGCTTAAT from Gigantopelta aegis isolate Gae_Host unplaced genomic scaffold, Gae_host_genome scaffold61, whole genome shotgun sequence includes these protein-coding regions:
- the LOC121367222 gene encoding putative nuclease HARBI1, translated to MNEAAFLQIAGFPGVVGVIDGTHVRIQAPHKDEPEFVNRKHFHSLNVQVIFDAEYKLMDVVAKWPGSTHDARILHESGIKQMFDRRLVPGGCHLLGDSGYPCKTWLLTPFLRPQPGDQSRYNSVSMSCICRAHKRTRSVVERGIGQMKRRFHVLHGEIRLTPAKTCKVILACSALHNICKARNIQMPPDEAGDYPDDDEEEGDEETEAAGAPNPQGHGLRHRLQFTNIHFHGT